In the Microtus ochrogaster isolate Prairie Vole_2 unplaced genomic scaffold, MicOch1.0 UNK60, whole genome shotgun sequence genome, AGTGCACATCCATTACTGCTGACAGTCTATGGTCATCACTGGTTACTGCGCATCATTTCTTGGAGATACACTGTATTCATCTGGTAGGCAGCCATCCAACTGGGATGTCTCTGAGCATTCCAATAGTACGAGTGGGAAGCAACAGCATAATATTCTTGCCACGCCCTGTAATATGCCCTCCAGTACTCCTCATAATCCTGGTAGGTGTCGGAGAAACTCgcatctgtttctctctgacAGTCATACCAGTCCTGGGGTTCTGTCTGGGCTCGGTAAGAGGAGCGCCGTGGTGGATTTCTCCGACTCTGCTTAGATCCCTGGCTAGCTCCTTCTTTATGTCTTGCCTTCACTGGGGTTTCAGGAGACTCCTGACACTCCACTTGACTTGGGGCATCATTTCCACTCACAACCTGTTCCAAAGGGAGCGGTCCGCCCACAGGCGTACATTCGGAGTCTTTCAACTGAGTGTCAGAAGAGCCTTCCAAATACGACTTAGTGCCCTTGCTCTGGGAAGAAGTCCTTGAGCTGCAAGAATCGCTCTCACTCTCTGAGTCCCCAGACTGGCTACTACTCGCCAGTATCTGTGCTCTATCTTCAGAGATGCGATTTCGCACAAAACCATTGTGAGGATTCACAGTCTGAGCCCCAGGCCCCGTGTAGTGCCGGATAATTTCCACAGGCTTCTCTAACCCCTCTTTAATGTAGTGCTCGTAATCCTCTACCAGTTCCGCAAAAGTCAAAGTACATGGCTGATGAACTTTGAAGGAAGAGAGACAagggatttgggggaggggcCCAGATGAGGCTTCTTTGgactgctgctggctgctgctggAGAAGTCCTCAGCAGCAACGGTCTGATCAGAACTCTTCACTTGCTCTTCCGGTTGTGTGTTACAGCCCAACTCTTCCGGTGGAGCAGCCTTTTCTATGATCCCACACTCTGAGGGGCTTTTCACAGGAGGTTTCTGTTTGCTACTATGCTTTGATTTGGCTGAGAGTGTAGACACAGAAGTATTTCTAGGGGAAGGCATTTGGTTACCAGGAATTCTTTGAGTCTGGAAGGCTCTCTCTGGTTTCTGAACTTGCTTTTGGGGAGTCTGGGTAGGTAGACTGGGTACGCTGCGTGTGTGCAGTGCAGCTTTGacctccacatcacagtccaAGCACTCTTCCATCAGGCCAGGAGGAACGGGGTCTATATACAAGGAAgaatacatattaaaattctcagcccaggtatggtggtgcacacctttgatcccagcacccctgaggatagaggcagatggatctctgtgaattagatgccagcctggtctacacatcacATATCAGgctagacagggctacacagtgaaacactgcctcaaaaataaaactgcagAGCCTATAGCTTTGGGTCTAATACAGTAGAATACTCCTCATGTCCCAAGTAGTTACTTTACTTACCTTCTCTACTTATCAGCTATTAACATTTTTACTTAGCCTACATTTTAAAGTATGCCTAAATGTCCTAATCtacaagaaacaaattaaaaacagcatGTACTCACAGGCCTGTGGTGAGAATTAAATGAGTTAACATGCACACAGTAGACTAtgtgctattatttttataagcCTACCATCACTACAACTGTAAAAACGTCAAAACTTTTGATTCAcaaggaagccaggcatggtgtctcaaaataaattaactaattaaaaacaaacaaaagaatgtcaAAAGGAAATGCACACACCTGGTAAAGGGAGAAGGTTGATGTTACATTTCTGGGCAATTTTCATCatcatgttttcttcttcccccctAGAGCAGTAGGTCACTGTCAGTCCCAAGGTACCTAAGAGTATGGAGTAACATAGAAACTCAtttccacagaagcagcagtCCAAGTACCTTTCGTATCAGACTTCTTGTGAAAGCACTAAACTTCCTTTTTCCTTACCAAAGCGGCCAGCTCTGCCAATCCGATGCATGTATGTCTCCCAGTCTAACGGCACATCCAGATTTACTACCAGATTCACCTTCTCAGCATCAATCCCACGGGAAGTCTTGAAGACAATTGTTTGTAATAATTATACCATGGCTACCAGTGTATGCTCTTCTGGTATAACCAAAAGTCAGATTTAAAACAGGCAAATATTTAGcattgagaggaaaaaaatctatttccaatGGCTAAGTAGGCCTAaaccatttcaaaaataattttaaatcaaacattaaagttatttttaagaaagtaCTTTCCCCAGAACTGGAAAGATAATTTATATCTCTGGCACCTGCTAGATGTATGAAATAGGACAGCAATCTAATAACACCACACTCCAAGATGAACCATCAGGCAAACCTAGCAGGAGCCTTACCAAATCTGTAGAAATGAGAACTCTGCAATGAAACTGCTTTAGTTTCGCCATAGCATCAAGGCGCTGATTCTGGTTCATGTTACCTAGAAAGACccaaaaaaaattcttaacaccTAAGCATGTCAGGTATGACAGCACACAGCTGCCATCTGTCATCCTAGTACTCAGAGGTTGGGGAAAAaagtcagagttcaaggccagcctagactccttaagatcccatttcaaaaacagcaacaaaaacttaAGCTTAGATACATTAGCTTAAGTATCAAATCCACAATAAGCAAGGATCATAACTCTCAATcgtaatgttttaaaagaaataaccaaGTTAATTGTATCCTGTTTACAAATATGAGTGCTAAAATCTAAACtcggtattttcaaaatatgcttTAGGCAATCAATTTGAAATTCAAGAATCAATTTTAAATGGTGATATTCAAATAACAAATAGTTCTTAGGAAAAAAGTTCTTACCAACTGTTTACAAATCTTgttttaagggggctggagagatggctcagcgcttaagagcactgcctgctcttccagaggtcccgagttcaattcccagcaatcatatagtggctcacaatcaacTGTAataagatctagtgccctcttctggcctgcaggcacacatgcagacagaacactgtatacataatgaataaataaatctttttaaaaaaggaaacaaatcttGTTTTAAGAGTCTCtatatgcatgtgtctatgtgtctgacTGTATACAGTTGCATGTGCCTATACATTCAGagtccaggagagggcatcagatacctaGGAGCAAAAACACCCACCTGGTTtgatatgtgggtgctggggtccaaAGTCCTGTGCACATGATTGCACAGGAAGTGCTTTTAATACTGAGTTCTTTCTACAGCCCACAAATCTGGTTTTGAATGTGACCCAGGGTTCAACTATCAGCCTACTAAGAAATTAATCTCCCTAGTACCTCATCATACTGAGTATGTTCCAGCTAATAAGAATTACACTACATACAAAActgaagataaaaatcaaaaatttcttttaagtCTTTCCTACTAATCCAGCAATTAACTCTGTGGATGAAGTGAGTGACTTCTGCCTTCCATCGCCCATTAAAGTCAATTCAACAGCTGGAGGTATAGCTCCAAAGGAGAGTACTTACCAGGCATATGAAAGGCCAAGGTAGGGCAGCAGAGAAGATAACTCAGCTAGTCTTAGCATGCTTTTCtatgacagggtcttgctatgccaCCCACACTGGTCTTAAAGTTAACATAGTCAAATACGGCCACAGGCCCATGACTTTTCCACTCCAGCCTCTAGAGTAAATGCAAAATCATACCCTGCTtaaattttagcattttaataatGGATTATTAAAGTATTTAAGAGAATTTAAGTATCTCTGATCACCGATTTTCTAAATTGTTACTACAGACCAagttattcctttaaaaaaatttaatttaaaaaattccaggAGACTGATTATCAAATTCCAATGAAGAATAAACCCAAATTTCCTTTATTATGAGTGCAGTCTCGCACTTGTGAAACAATTCAAGAAGTGATCTTTTTCTCCCTTAATGTGGAAGGCTTCAAGGCAACACATTAAACAAAGACAAAGCTGGACTTGCCTGAAATGCATTCTGTAGGAAAACCTTTAGAAGAAAGGATATCCGCCAAATGCTGAgctctacaaaagaaaaagatttacaACTCTCAACTATTGCCTCAtgtctattctttgttttttaaaattccctGGATTAAGTTATTACCTGCTGTGCAAATTAGAAAACACCAAGGCTTGATTAAATGGGATTCTACTAAAAAGTTCCTGTAAATGCTGACTCTTTTCCTCAAAAATCTTATGAGCCAAAGGGTAAGAATTGACCACGTGGTAGTACTGCTTCAAACCTACAAAGAAGTCAAAAGTCCCCAGTTAAAACAAGCACATCTGGTGACTTCCAATGGCAACTATGACACAGTCACAGTCAATCAGACATGGGAAGGCCCACAATGTCAAAGACTAGCACTAACTGAAACCTATACATACCTATGAGGCTTGGATCACTGGGATTCAACCTTACAAATGTGGGATCTCTCATATACCTTGTCAAAGCATTAGCCAAAAATTCAGGATAAGTAGCAGATACTGCCAACATCTGTTTACTAGCAGGTAAAGAAGAGTAAATCCAACtgtaaaatacaagaaaacataGACAATGAAAACTATGCAGACAGCAAACACTACCTGGAAAAGTTAAAGACACATTTAGACACAACATTTTTATAATCAAGTTAGTTCTCTTACTTTATTTGCTCCTGGAAACTGCCTTCTTCTAAAAGCTTATCTGCTTCATCAAGAATAAAGAGACGGATACTGCCCGGATTCAGGTAGTCAAGTTCTATGAGCTGTTTAATTCTACCTATATGccaggaaaacaacaaaacctgaaaTATTCATGACATATCAAATCTGTTCAAACCTCAAGACTGCTTTACAGTATTTATCCACAGGTTACACTGAAGAATTTTCTCAGTGTGCATTCACATACTAACTCAAAATATTAGTACTCTTAAAATTCTCATCTTGCCTGAATCCATTCTTTACCCCCCTCTCACTTCTCATTCCTAATAAATATGGAAAACGAACATCACTGTTATCAAGACTTGAATGAAAGGAACTGAATTCTACATTGAGTAATTTATGAGCAAATCAccagagaaaacaacaaaagtctAAATCCATGACTTAGACAGGCTTCCTGAAAGTCACGTCATATGTCAGAAGCCTGTCCCACGTATTCTCAAACACGCTACAGGACGGAGATGAACAGATTCTGTTGATAATTCGGCCATGCATCTCACTGGTCTAACACTCTTCATTTCTAGTGAAAGTAATTATTGCCATCATCAAAGACTCCCGTTTAACTATGGTCACAGTCAATGCTCCACTCCTCAAGAACTTCAGCTACCAACAGATATTAACAACTTACCAGGAGAGCCAACAGCAATATGACACTTTTTAAGTCTGGTTTTGTCTTGCGATAACGGGGTCCCTCCAATAAAGACGTGACATTCTAACCCTTCCATTTTTATTCCAATGGCTGTGATAACAGAATGTATCTGAACAGCAATTTCTCTTGTAGGAGCCAATatcaaaatctaaaacaaattgtaaaatattactttaacaaGCCAGAGGAACACACGAGTGATACATTCATTGCATGCTgtgcttcttttcattttaaaagagaagctTCAagaccaaaaaaacaacaaaaaaccagcaatccatttatttattcaattaattATTAAGAACCTACTGCATGGGAGAAAACATACAAGTTGTGAAAGAATTGCTCTCCTGGCACTCTTCATATAAACAAGAAACATATTTGTAATAACAAGTaataaaaagtattcttttaaaaaaattcaaatagtgccaggcagtggtagcgcacacctttaatcccagcactcgggaggcagaggtagactgatctttgtgagtttgaggccagcctggtctacaagagctaattctaggtcaggtgccaaagctacagagaaaccctgtctcaaatgaaccaaaaacaaaaacaaaacctaggtTTAGAATTTGGTCTGCTGCCAAGTATCTCAAGTCAAAACTCTCAAATACACCCTAATTTACAAATAGACTAGCCACTGTCCTTAAGAAGTATATTCAATATCTCCTAGAATTTGGTGGTTACAGAACTACAGAACTCAAAGAGGTTCCTAGATGACAAATACAAGGATTCTGGGTttaaaaaaacgaaacaaaacagcATTTTTGAAGATTCATCTTCATGGcagccacttttttaaaaaaaatatttatttatttattatgtatacaatgttctcagtattctgtctgcatgtatgcctgcaggccagaagagagcaccggtgttgcgggaggtcctcccactcctccagcctatagctgctgagataccagcccattggggcatggtctctctccctttaaaaaagcagcgacttccctctccgctctctctctcacttcctgctccgctggccactagactcccttcctggtggCGCAGaaggctgtgatctgtaagtttttcccctttaaataaataccaccctattgatcataattccaaactggtgtggcattgcttgtgacttacgtctccataccagatctcattacagatggttgtgaaccactatgtgtttgctggaattgaactctggacctttggaagagcagccagtgctcttaaccactgagccatctctcagcccggCAGCCACTTCTTGAACTTGAAATAAAGACAACCACAACTACTACACTCCAGAAGATGGTGGGAGGATCATATCCAATTGACTGTTTAATTCCCAGTGCCTAATGTAGTATTTATATGTAATACTGGCTGAACAAATCTTTTTGAAGAATGATCTCCCAAACCCAAATTTCCTACTAATTTGAGTAGgacaatcttttttttgttgttttgttttgttttttgaagcagggtttctctgtagcttgggagcctgtcctggaactagctcttgtagaccaggctggcctcaaactcatagagatccgcctgcctctgtctcccgagtgctgggattaaaggtgtgcaccaccaccacccggctgaccATAGGACAATCTTAAAACCAATCCAAAACAACCTAAAATTGGAAAATTGGGAGatcaacacacgcacacaaaagaCTTTAAGAACCACTGGGCAGGGGTAGGGATGTGTCCTGgaggcaaccacatggtggctcaccattatctataatgggatctgatgccctcctctggcatacAGGTGTACTTGCAGACAGAGCAATCAtgacatttttagaaaagaaagaaaaaagaaccaccTGAAGCCTGGcggtgatggcatacacctttaatcctaggaactgggagacagagacgggCAAATCTCttgttgagttcgaggccaacctgtctACACAGCAggttctaggtcagccaaggctacaaagagaaaccctgtctcaaaaaaaaaaaaaaaaaaaagcacaacaacACAAAATTTGCCATAGCATATTAAATAAACCAAAACTTTTACCTTCTAGGTCTAACCCCAGTTTATCAAGTGAAAGTTTTTAATTGCGTAATGATCTTAGTTGACAAATGTTCAAGAAGTTATTATAGAAAATTCCAAGTTTAAAAAACTAATAATGATATTCTTGGCAACAACTCAACGATCTTATTACCATCTAGTTTACTTCTGTAATTTTCAAATGGTTTGGCTTCATTCATCAAACTCACCATCTATGTGGAGTCAGTAGTTTTTTCCTAAGTCTAGCTAGAGTCCACGTGCCTATCCAACCCCTCTGGATCCTCTGTATTAAACTCACCTGAGTACTATAGTTTTCAAGAATAAGAGAGTCTAGAGCAATGGTGGAGAATACACAAGTTTTCCCAGTGCCAGACTTGGCTTGAACAATTAAAtctgaggaagaaacaaaatacttATCATTAGCTAGATTTACTGAAGAAACTAGAGATTAATATGAGATCAGAGAATGACCAGGCTCTCTCCTAAGACCACCTAGGTGTCACCAGTACTTTTAGTTGACTCTCAAACGCGCACATAGCGTGCTTGATCCCTGACTCAaccagagccatttctccagccccttggtcCCCGAATCTCTCTACCGATGACCGTCTCCACCGTGGACTCGATGCTACAAAGTCTTAACCATCTTCAAACTCCATCGCGCGCCCTGAGCCTCGCCGAGCCCCGCCACGGCGCCTCCCCGGAGCTCCCCCGGCTGACCCCGGTCCTCACCGAGCCCGCAGCGCCCCAGCGGGATGGCCTTGAGCTGCACGGGAGACGGCCTCTCGAAGCCGGCCGCCCGCAGCCCCTCTAGCACGGGCCGCGACAGCAGCAGCGACTCGAAATCCGCCGGCTCCGCCAGCACCACGTCCCCTGTACGCGTCCGCGGCCCGCCGATATCGTGAGCGGTCCGCAAGCTCCACGGGGAGCTGGGGGTTGGCTCCGCAGCCGGGACCGGCACGGCCACACAATCCGCCGCCATAGCTGACTCCGCGGTTACCAGGGCCGCCGGGGCTTCAAATGCCGCCGCCATGGTAGCCGCGCCTCCAGATCTCGCGATAGTTAGAGTTGAGGCGGGGCTCCTGGGAGCGAGAAGAGGAAAAACTTTATTGTCAGTATGCTGGAGAAGACACGGACACACTTGGCCTGGAAGTGGAGGGGACGAACGGAAGTCGGAGGCTGACGGTCAGGGTTGGGTGGGGTGCGGGGGAAAATGTAGCCGGGGGAAGAGGCGGGAAGAGCGGAGGAAGATGAAGCTACCCGTGTTGCCGCCTGCGGCCTGCAGAGGGCGTCGCGTGCCCGCGGTGGGCACCGCCCGCCTCCCGCGGCTCTGCTCCGGAGTCGGGCGCCCACGGCGCGCTTTGTGACGCAGCCCGCGCGTCGGTCTCGGTCTCGGCTGAGCCGCGCGGGTCTCGTTCGCCCGTGGCTACGCCGAAGTCTTCGCTCTCGCACCCTTTCGCATTGCCCCTCGGTGCACCCAGACAGGCCCCCGAACCCAGGCAGACGGGGTTTACCACGCTAGGCAGCCCTGTCGTCTCGGTGCCCCAGCCCACTAGCACAGTGCGGGACTGGAGCCTAACTGGACGGCCAGTTCCCAGGCTCTGAGCACTCTCTCGAAAGTCTAGGCCAACAGACGTCTCGGGTTCAACTCATCTTTTGTGTGCCCTTGCTGATCTCAGGTGGGCAACTAGCACaccacttctccttcctctagACCCGCCCACATGACACCTGTTTAAGAGGTCTTTCTTGAAATCGTGAGTCACCACCATCCTGTCTACTCCTGGCCTTTCCCATTATTCTTATCACTATCCCCCCTTGCTTGACTTTTGGTTTGAGTAGCTTAGttgtttgagttttgttgttgttgttgttgttactgttgttttgttttgcttttaagacaaagtcttcctatgcagctcaggctggcctcaaaatcctcctgcctcagcttcccaaatactgagatatgacaggtgtgtgctacaCCACACGTGGTCACTCTTCATGATAAAACTACCCAAAATGTTTATTGTCTTCCTCACTTACCCTGAAGACGGGAATGAACCTATTCTGACTTGTTCTCTTTTGGcctggtaggaaaaaaaaaatctgacacatTAAACAATATTACCTTCCTCTCTCGAAATGTTCACACAGACCTGCGCAGTTTTGTCTCCTAGCCAATTCGAAATCTCAAGTTGACAAGACATCACAAATCTCATTTGTCCTTAAGTTAATTCTGGTCTTGTTTTCCATACATGCACCGATGTCCCCACATCCCAACTGTGTAGAAATATCTTTGGCAAGGAAATTTCACTAGAAGAGGTTCGGAAGATGGATGCTGTCTGCTTACTAATTTACAAAACACGAAGCAAGAACCTACTATCCATATGAAAGAAGAGGAACGAATAAGGGACTAAGGATCACAGTTAATAAGGAACCAATGTGGAATTAAAGATCTCAGGCTTCCTCTTAGTTGCCCACATCTTTCATCCATTAATCCACAAATTACAAATCTGAgaattcctttttattatttggtttttcaagacagggtttctctgtagctttggagcctgcctatTCTGggactagttcttgtagaccacgctggcctcgaactcacagagatccgcctgcctctgcctcctgaggaggATTCTTTTTTGCTTTGCTCTTGCCCTCTTTCTAACAATTTACTGGCAGATAATGTCTCCAAATACCTCTTCCactcctttttaatttatttctactCTGGATCTTTTGGTTGTCCTAACTATTGCAGCCTTCCCTACTAGCTTCCCCGTCCAGAATCTTCTCTGTGCAGACCATGCACCCCACAGGCATTGAAATGGCTTACtttgtctgcttttctgtttcccaagGGTTGAAACGGCAACTTTGCTTACAAACCCTTTATTATTTAAGCGCACTTCCAGTCAAGAGTGGCTCATtcctcacttcttccttcctttcctagtTTCTTCTCCTGTTCCTGTGGCAAAATACTtggacaaaagcaacttaaggaaaaagggttttcttttgtttttctggactGTAGTTCGAGATACAGTCCATTATGCTGGGAACCTCAAGGCAgaaggagcttgaagcagctggccaGGGTACATGGCGTTCAAGAAACAGGGAGCAATGAATGCTTGCTAGTGAGAAGCAACTTTCTCCACTTTATGCATGCCAGGAACCCTGCCCAGagaattgtagtaataggagcggcgggctgcttcccaccacccggctagctttatacctgaaataattacacggaaactgtattcttttaaacactgcctggaccattagttccagcctcttattggctagctcttacatattgacctaacccatttctaatatccctgtaacaccacaaggtgtcttaccagggaagatcttaacctgcttctgtgtccGGTAagagaatcatggctactccttgactcagcttctttctcccagcattctgttctgtttactccgcctacctaattttatgtcctattaaagggccaaggcagtcagtctctttatttaaccaatgaaattaacacaagccagaagactgtcccccatcatttcccctttttctgtttaaacaaaaaagaaaggctttcattttaacatagtaagattacatataacaaaatagttatcaagcaagaattacagttacaatatttatatctattttatcttttatcataactaaggaaaactataattataactaaccattcttcaactcaatcaaagactccagaaggatatattacctaagcaaacaagaaatccaaagctctagaaatgacagagacaNNNNNNNNNNNNNNNNNNNNNNNNNNNNNNNNNNNNNNNNNNNNNNNNNNNNNNNNNNNNNNNNNNNNNNNNNNNNNNNNNNNNNNNNNNNNNNNNNNNNNNNNNNNNNNNNNNNNNNNNNNNNNNNNNNNNNNNNNNNNNNNNNNNNNNNNNNNNNNNNNNNNNNNNNNNNNNNNNNNNNNNNNNNNNNNNNNNNNNNNNNNNNNNNNNNNNNNNNNNNNNNNNNNNNNNNNNNNNNNNNNNNNNNNNNNNNNNNNNNNNNNNNNNNNNNNNNNNNNNNNNNNNNNNNNNNNNNNNNNNNNNNNNNNNNNNNNNNNNNNNNNNNNNNNNNNNNNNNNNNNNNNNNNNNNNNNNNNNNNNNNNNNNNNNNNNNNNNNNNNNNNNNNNNNNNNNNNNNNNNNNNNNNNNNNNNNNNNNNNNNNNNNNNNNNNNNNNNNNNNNNNNNNNNNNNNNNNNNNNNNNNNNNNNNNNNNNNNNNNNNNNNNNNNNNNNNNNNNNNNNNNNNNNNNNNNNcaacctatatttcctaattatacattacattttaaatgaactacacaatcacaacaccttattcaagatcagaaatacatatacatataacaaaattgaccttagaatccataccaatgtaaattatttatatctatatcatatccccctttaaatgtaaaaacatttataaacaatattttgggaacatgggcgcagttttttctctccaaactgggtggtgggacacagccccgatgctcctatttcaacagagaatggtcccacccacagtaagatgggtcttcccacagcAATTCACCTAAAGGGTTATCACCCAGGGCTCAAAGGCACACCCTCAGGTCATCCCAGATCCTGTCAGGATGACAGCTAATACTGATCATtacatgtcctttccttttttgagatgtTTGCCTGTTCATGTTCATAccatgtaggcccatatttctacatggtgtgaCAGCCAAGTTCTCGGGCCATGGTGGATATCCCAAGTAGTCACGTCTCCTGCCAGACAGGCCGTCActacctaacaaaaggtcaggatgtggttttgcttctttctctgtaatttggaggatgcctgatagagatgttAATTCAagcctatgtgacagctagcataaACAGCAGACAGAGCAGACAGGTAGTTGTGGACGTGAagaaaagccattcacctggttaccttggagacagaatgctaatgtatttcccctaAGTTAAGTTTTGGTGTAAAGAcagtttggagaataaacgagaggAATTCTTCGGGATATCAAGAGGAatctctgagaatctccctcccgatgAAACCATATGAGTCGTATCTTTATTCTCGTCTCCTCACGCTGGTCCAGAgaaagatagtttatgttggggtctggtagagaaataatttatggtccaggCTAGCACCGGATTCTGACAATATCATCATGAGAAACCAAAGCTTTTCTAAAGTAGgtggaaagataaagaaaatgtgggtttACAGTGGGATAGTAAGCAACCTTATTATAAAGGAAGACAATTCTGACAGACACCACAAAATGGAAGAACCTTAAGGACCTTATGCCAAGTGAAGAAGTCAATCAGAGAAGGACAACTACCGTATTCTTCCATTTATGTGAGCCCGCGGAGTGAATCCGACTCACAGATGTAGAAAATAGAATGGTTGTTAGCCAGAGTAG is a window encoding:
- the Ddx20 gene encoding probable ATP-dependent RNA helicase DDX20 yields the protein MAAAFEAPAALVTAESAMAADCVAVPVPAAEPTPSSPWSLRTAHDIGGPRTRTGDVVLAEPADFESLLLSRPVLEGLRAAGFERPSPVQLKAIPLGRCGLDLIVQAKSGTGKTCVFSTIALDSLILENYSTQILILAPTREIAVQIHSVITAIGIKMEGLECHVFIGGTPLSQDKTRLKKCHIAVGSPGRIKQLIELDYLNPGSIRLFILDEADKLLEEGSFQEQINWIYSSLPASKQMLAVSATYPEFLANALTRYMRDPTFVRLNPSDPSLIGLKQYYHVVNSYPLAHKIFEEKSQHLQELFSRIPFNQALVFSNLHSRAQHLADILSSKGFPTECISGNMNQNQRLDAMAKLKQFHCRVLISTDLTSRGIDAEKVNLVVNLDVPLDWETYMHRIGRAGRFGTLGLTVTYCSRGEEENMMMKIAQKCNINLLPLPDPVPPGLMEECLDCDVEVKAALHTRSVPSLPTQTPQKQVQKPERAFQTQRIPGNQMPSPRNTSVSTLSAKSKHSSKQKPPVKSPSECGIIEKAAPPEELGCNTQPEEQVKSSDQTVAAEDFSSSSQQQSKEASSGPLPQIPCLSSFKVHQPCTLTFAELVEDYEHYIKEGLEKPVEIIRHYTGPGAQTVNPHNGFVRNRISEDRAQILASSSQSGDSESESDSCSSRTSSQSKGTKSYLEGSSDTQLKDSECTPVGGPLPLEQVVSGNDAPSQVECQESPETPVKARHKEGASQGSKQSRRNPPRRSSYRAQTEPQDWYDCQRETDASFSDTYQDYEEYWRAYYRAWQEYYAVASHSYYWNAQRHPSWMAAYQMNTVYLQEMMRSNQ